In Aristaeella hokkaidonensis, the following are encoded in one genomic region:
- the glmM gene encoding phosphoglucosamine mutase, with the protein MGRYFGTDGFRGKAGVVLTAEHAFKTGRYLGWYYGKKHLDDKARIVIGKDTRRSSYMYESALAAGITSSGADAYLLHVTTTPCVSYITRTEDFDCGVMISASHNAFYDNGIKLMNGKGEKMDDELQDAIEDYIDGKTEELPFAAEDRIGCTVDFYTGRNRYIGYLTNLATRPFEDHKVALDCSNGSSWMIGPAVFNALGAKTYVIHNKPDGLNINRNCGSTHIESLKEYVKENKLDVGFAFDGDADRCLAVDENGNEVNGDKIMYICAKYLKSKGQLPSNTVVTTIMSNFGLYKALDAAGINYEKTAVGDRYVYENMKAYNHLIGGEQSGHIIFRKHARTGDGLITAIMLMEVMIDTQLPLSVLAEPCKMYPQVLKNVVVDDKDGTLAEQKVMDAVNHCTEELGDTGRVLLRKSGTEPVLRVMSEATSTEECEKYVDYIIESMKESGHLIEVKK; encoded by the coding sequence ATGGGCAGATATTTCGGAACGGATGGATTCCGCGGCAAAGCCGGCGTTGTTCTGACAGCTGAACACGCATTCAAGACAGGAAGATACCTGGGCTGGTATTACGGGAAAAAGCATCTGGATGACAAAGCAAGAATTGTAATCGGTAAAGATACGCGGCGCTCCTCATACATGTATGAAAGCGCGCTGGCCGCCGGCATTACTTCTTCCGGTGCTGACGCCTATCTGCTGCATGTTACAACGACTCCGTGCGTGAGCTATATCACGAGAACGGAAGATTTTGACTGCGGCGTGATGATTTCGGCAAGCCATAACGCCTTTTATGATAACGGCATCAAGCTGATGAACGGAAAAGGCGAAAAGATGGATGACGAACTCCAGGATGCCATTGAAGACTATATTGACGGAAAAACGGAAGAACTGCCCTTTGCGGCGGAAGACCGCATTGGATGCACCGTTGACTTCTATACCGGCAGAAACCGCTATATCGGATATCTGACCAATCTGGCCACGCGCCCTTTTGAAGATCATAAAGTGGCCCTGGACTGTTCAAACGGCAGCAGCTGGATGATCGGTCCCGCGGTATTCAATGCGCTTGGCGCAAAAACCTATGTCATACACAATAAGCCGGACGGCCTGAACATCAACCGGAACTGCGGCAGTACACATATTGAGTCCCTGAAGGAATATGTGAAAGAGAATAAGCTGGACGTTGGTTTCGCTTTTGATGGTGATGCTGACCGTTGCCTGGCTGTGGATGAGAACGGCAACGAGGTGAACGGCGACAAGATCATGTACATCTGCGCCAAGTATCTGAAGAGCAAGGGCCAGTTGCCGAGCAATACGGTTGTAACCACGATCATGAGTAATTTCGGCCTTTACAAGGCGCTGGATGCGGCCGGAATCAACTATGAGAAGACTGCGGTGGGCGACAGATATGTTTATGAGAATATGAAAGCTTATAACCACCTGATCGGCGGTGAACAGAGCGGTCATATTATCTTCCGCAAGCATGCCCGGACAGGCGACGGCCTGATCACCGCGATTATGCTGATGGAAGTGATGATTGATACACAGCTGCCCCTCTCTGTTCTGGCCGAGCCCTGCAAAATGTATCCGCAGGTTCTGAAAAATGTAGTTGTGGACGATAAAGACGGCACACTGGCTGAACAGAAAGTTATGGATGCGGTGAATCACTGCACAGAGGAGCTTGGCGACACAGGCCGCGTCCTGCTTCGCAAGAGCGGCACAGAGCCGGTGCTTCGTGTGATGAGCGAGGCAACCAGCACCGAGGAATGTGAAAAGTATGTTGATTATATTATTGAATCCATGAAGGAAAGCGGACATCTGATTGAGGTGAAAAAATAA
- a CDS encoding acyltransferase: MLKTKDLYDLTHTRAASILENTEYPWEALAKIKDFIIELGKTLPKDEFDEVSENVWIAKDAKIYPNNYIGAPAIIGHETEVRPGAFIRGSALVGDHCVVGNSTELKNVILFDNVQVPHYNYVGDSILGYKSHMGAGSITSNVKSDKLLVVVKCGDERIETGLKKIGAMLGDRVEVGCNSVLNPGTVIGRDSNVYPTSCVRGTIPEKSIWKNNGTVVAKK, encoded by the coding sequence ATGCTGAAGACAAAAGATCTGTATGACCTGACTCATACCCGGGCTGCATCCATCCTGGAGAATACTGAATATCCCTGGGAAGCACTTGCCAAAATCAAGGACTTTATCATCGAATTAGGCAAAACCCTGCCCAAGGATGAGTTTGATGAAGTCAGTGAGAACGTCTGGATTGCCAAAGATGCAAAGATTTATCCCAACAACTATATCGGAGCGCCCGCTATCATCGGACACGAAACCGAAGTCCGGCCTGGTGCGTTCATCCGCGGCAGTGCGCTTGTCGGAGATCACTGTGTGGTTGGCAACAGCACTGAGCTGAAAAACGTGATCCTTTTTGACAACGTACAGGTTCCGCACTACAATTATGTCGGCGACAGTATTCTGGGATACAAAAGCCATATGGGTGCCGGTTCCATCACGTCCAATGTGAAAAGTGACAAACTGCTTGTTGTTGTCAAATGCGGAGATGAAAGAATCGAAACCGGACTGAAAAAGATCGGCGCCATGCTGGGAGACCGGGTGGAAGTAGGATGCAACAGCGTTCTGAATCCCGGTACAGTCATCGGGCGTGATTCCAATGTGTACCCGACATCCTGCGTACGCGGTACAATCCCGGAGAAAAGCATCTGGAAAAACAACGGTACCGTTGTTGCAAAGAAATAA
- a CDS encoding glucosamine-6-phosphate deaminase gives MKVIIAKDYEDGACKAADIIEKIVRENPECTLGLATGSSPVGMYRELARRCREEGLDFSRIHSVNLDEYVGLDGTHDQSYRYFMNTNLFDHINIDKANTYVAKGTGDVAANLKEFNDILDKTEIEIQVLGVGPDGHLGFNEPGETLYDGAHEETLDDSTIEANKRFFASKEDVPTHAVTMGMGNIMRAKRLIMIINGNKQEAATKLLIQDKIDPKCPCTFMRLHRDATVIIEKKLADEIGYKA, from the coding sequence ATGAAGGTTATTATCGCAAAGGACTATGAAGACGGTGCATGTAAAGCTGCGGACATTATCGAGAAGATTGTGAGAGAAAATCCCGAATGTACGCTCGGCCTGGCAACAGGATCCAGCCCGGTAGGAATGTACAGGGAACTGGCGCGGCGCTGCAGGGAGGAAGGCCTGGATTTCAGCCGGATTCACAGCGTGAACCTGGACGAATACGTAGGCCTGGACGGTACGCATGACCAGAGCTATCGCTATTTCATGAATACCAATCTGTTTGACCATATCAACATTGACAAGGCCAACACCTATGTGGCCAAAGGTACCGGTGATGTTGCGGCGAACCTGAAAGAGTTCAATGACATACTGGACAAGACAGAGATTGAAATTCAGGTTCTGGGCGTCGGCCCGGACGGTCATCTCGGATTCAATGAGCCCGGTGAAACCCTGTATGACGGCGCCCATGAGGAAACACTGGATGATTCCACAATCGAGGCCAACAAACGGTTCTTTGCGAGCAAGGAAGATGTTCCCACGCATGCGGTAACAATGGGCATGGGAAACATCATGCGGGCGAAGCGCCTGATCATGATCATTAACGGCAATAAGCAGGAAGCGGCCACCAAGCTGCTGATACAGGACAAGATTGATCCGAAATGCCCCTGCACCTTTATGCGGCTGCACAGGGATGCCACAGTGATTATTGAAAAGAAACTGGCTGATGAAATCGGCTACAAGGCGTAA
- a CDS encoding MBL fold metallo-hydrolase has protein sequence MFHAEKVFPGVTHISDAMGVSMTLIEGTERAILFDTGYGTENVKAFVQTLTGKPVSVLLSHGHHDHILGVRWFGESRMCSEDLDEFRQRTGSLQRMKVAKQAEQKGVLIPEDFMSVCFKAPEPILFDESSGRFERTTVELGHMQVQVIHVPGHTPGSIVLYLKELQLLLTGDDWNPCTWIWFPSSLPVRRWRENMKDLIRTLEKEHGQEILYVLCSHQPMVRVAGELKAFLEYMDNERLESAPAVDMGVPIETHEIRKEPEGWTLLFDKEKK, from the coding sequence ATGTTTCATGCTGAAAAAGTATTCCCGGGAGTGACGCATATCTCCGATGCCATGGGTGTCTCCATGACGCTGATTGAGGGAACGGAACGTGCCATACTCTTTGATACGGGATACGGAACAGAAAATGTAAAAGCCTTTGTGCAGACACTGACAGGGAAACCTGTCAGTGTGCTGCTTTCTCACGGTCATCATGATCATATTTTGGGCGTCAGATGGTTCGGCGAAAGCAGGATGTGTTCCGAAGATCTGGATGAATTCAGACAGCGGACAGGCTCTCTGCAGAGAATGAAGGTGGCAAAGCAGGCGGAACAGAAAGGTGTACTGATACCGGAAGACTTTATGTCTGTATGCTTCAAGGCGCCGGAACCCATCCTCTTTGACGAATCTTCCGGCCGGTTTGAACGGACAACAGTGGAGCTTGGCCATATGCAGGTGCAGGTGATTCATGTTCCCGGACATACACCGGGAAGTATTGTGCTGTATCTGAAGGAACTGCAGCTGCTTCTGACAGGCGACGACTGGAATCCCTGCACATGGATATGGTTTCCTTCTTCTCTGCCGGTGCGCAGATGGCGGGAAAACATGAAAGATCTGATCCGTACTCTGGAAAAGGAACATGGACAGGAAATCCTGTATGTGCTCTGCTCCCATCAGCCGATGGTAAGAGTGGCAGGGGAACTGAAAGCATTTCTTGAGTATATGGACAATGAAAGGCTGGAATCCGCGCCGGCTGTGGATATGGGCGTGCCTATAGAAACCCATGAAATCCGGAAAGAGCCGGAAGGATGGACCCTTCTGTTCGATAAGGAAAAGAAATAA
- a CDS encoding glutamine synthetase III family protein, with protein MAFVEENFGINVFNDSVMRQRLPKETYKTLHKTIDEGRRLDPQVASVVANAMKDWALERGATHYTHWFQPLNSVTAEKHDAFITPVQGGKVIQEFSGKELVRGEADASSLPSGGLRSTFEARGYTAWDPTSYAFIKEHVLCIPTAYCSYGGEALDKKTPLLRSMEALNRQAVRILRLFGRLDATRVMPTVGPEQEYFLIEKELYDKRSDLIFSGRTLFGAPAPKGQELGDHFFGTIKTRVQAFMTELNEELWKVGVLAKTEHNETAPAQHEMAPIYSIVNVACDHNQLTMEIMKKVARRHGLHCLLSEKPFAGVNGSGKHNNWSMFTNTGYNLLNPGDSPHESAQFLLFLTSVIKAVDDYQDLLRASVASAGNDHRLGGCEAPPAIISIFLGDELTEILEALEAGSIYNGREKTDMTIGVHVLPKFPKDTTDRNRTSPFAFTGNKFEFRSLGSSDSISDANVVLNTIVAESLRQFADELENAADFRTALHDLIVRTIHDHKRIIFNGNNYTDEWVEEAEKRGLARLDSTVDALPCYTAEKNIRLFETHKVLSESELRSRRDIGLDSYAKIIMIEAKTMIMMTRRQILPAVLRFTGDIAAASRNIREIGIDLSSGTELVSTLCSTTDQLNRDLSMLESAVRAFPAGDDLLAAARYMHDTVLPAMSDLRSSADALEQLTERSYWPFPTYNELLFSI; from the coding sequence ATGGCGTTTGTCGAAGAGAATTTCGGTATCAATGTATTCAATGATTCCGTGATGCGCCAGCGTCTCCCCAAGGAAACCTACAAAACCCTGCATAAGACCATTGATGAAGGCCGCCGTCTTGATCCCCAGGTTGCCAGCGTTGTTGCAAACGCCATGAAGGATTGGGCACTGGAACGCGGCGCCACACATTATACGCACTGGTTCCAGCCGTTGAACTCCGTCACGGCTGAAAAGCATGATGCTTTTATTACTCCTGTACAGGGCGGCAAAGTCATCCAGGAGTTTTCCGGGAAAGAGCTGGTCCGCGGCGAAGCGGACGCTTCCTCCCTCCCCAGCGGCGGTCTGCGCTCCACTTTTGAGGCGCGCGGTTATACTGCCTGGGATCCTACCTCCTATGCCTTTATCAAGGAACACGTTCTCTGCATTCCGACAGCTTACTGTTCCTACGGCGGAGAAGCGCTGGATAAAAAGACTCCTTTGCTTCGGTCCATGGAAGCGCTGAACAGGCAGGCAGTCCGCATTCTCCGTTTGTTCGGCCGTCTGGATGCTACCCGCGTGATGCCCACAGTCGGTCCCGAGCAGGAGTATTTTCTGATCGAGAAAGAGCTTTATGACAAACGCAGCGACCTGATTTTTTCTGGACGCACACTTTTCGGTGCCCCTGCTCCCAAAGGGCAGGAGCTGGGTGATCATTTCTTCGGCACCATCAAGACCCGGGTTCAGGCTTTTATGACAGAGCTGAATGAAGAGCTGTGGAAAGTCGGCGTACTTGCTAAAACAGAACATAACGAGACCGCTCCCGCTCAGCATGAAATGGCTCCGATCTATTCCATCGTGAATGTTGCCTGCGACCACAATCAGCTGACAATGGAAATCATGAAGAAAGTCGCCCGCCGCCACGGTCTTCATTGTTTACTGTCAGAAAAGCCTTTTGCCGGCGTCAACGGCAGCGGCAAACATAACAACTGGTCCATGTTTACCAATACCGGCTATAATCTTCTGAATCCCGGTGACAGTCCTCATGAAAGCGCCCAGTTCCTGCTTTTCCTGACTTCTGTGATCAAAGCTGTGGATGACTACCAGGATCTTCTCCGTGCATCCGTGGCCTCTGCCGGAAACGATCATCGTCTCGGAGGTTGCGAGGCTCCTCCTGCAATCATCAGCATCTTCCTGGGAGATGAGCTGACTGAAATCCTTGAAGCACTGGAAGCCGGTTCCATCTATAACGGCCGTGAAAAAACTGACATGACCATCGGCGTTCATGTGCTTCCAAAGTTCCCGAAAGACACCACAGACCGCAACCGGACCTCTCCCTTTGCCTTTACCGGCAACAAATTTGAATTCCGTTCCCTCGGTTCATCTGATTCCATTTCTGATGCCAATGTTGTATTGAATACCATTGTCGCGGAAAGTCTCCGTCAGTTTGCTGACGAACTTGAAAATGCAGCCGATTTCCGCACTGCCCTGCATGATCTTATCGTCAGAACCATTCACGATCATAAACGCATCATTTTCAACGGTAACAACTATACAGATGAATGGGTGGAAGAGGCTGAGAAGCGCGGTCTTGCCCGTCTGGATTCCACAGTGGACGCACTCCCCTGCTATACAGCAGAAAAGAATATCCGCCTTTTTGAGACCCATAAGGTTCTTTCCGAGTCTGAGCTTCGTTCACGCCGGGATATCGGCCTGGATTCCTACGCCAAAATCATCATGATCGAAGCTAAAACCATGATTATGATGACCCGCCGTCAGATCCTGCCTGCCGTACTTCGTTTCACCGGCGATATTGCCGCTGCGTCCAGGAACATCCGGGAAATCGGCATCGATTTATCCAGCGGTACCGAGCTGGTGTCCACGCTTTGCAGCACCACAGATCAGCTGAACCGCGATCTCTCCATGCTCGAGTCTGCTGTCAGAGCCTTCCCTGCCGGAGACGATCTACTGGCGGCAGCCCGCTATATGCATGACACCGTTCTGCCTGCCATGTCAGACCTGCGTTCCTCCGCTGACGCGCTTGAGCAGCTGACTGAACGCAGTTACTGGCCGTTCCCGACTTATAACGAACTGCTTTTCAGCATCTGA
- a CDS encoding YerC/YecD family TrpR-related protein, whose amino-acid sequence MFEPKIRNSQTDLLMKAILTLKSEEDAYRFFEDICTIPEIKSISQRLEVAYLLDRKETYQKIAEETGASSATISRVNRSLSYGADGYRRVLDAMGEEK is encoded by the coding sequence ATGTTTGAACCTAAAATCAGAAACAGTCAGACCGATCTGCTGATGAAGGCTATCCTTACGCTGAAGAGCGAAGAAGATGCGTATCGCTTCTTTGAGGATATCTGTACGATCCCGGAAATCAAGAGCATCAGCCAGCGGCTGGAAGTGGCTTATCTGCTTGACAGAAAGGAAACTTACCAGAAGATCGCGGAGGAGACCGGCGCATCCAGTGCTACGATCTCCAGGGTTAACCGCTCGCTTTCATACGGAGCGGACGGCTATCGCCGTGTTCTTGATGCTATGGGAGAAGAAAAATAA
- a CDS encoding ATP-dependent helicase, producing the protein MDLTTLNPEQRRAAETLDGPVLILAGAGSGKTRALTYRVANLIDHGVPAWSILALTFTNKAAKEMKTRVQSLIGEEKAEEAWISTFHSTCARILRRDIEKIGYSRSFTIYDDDDQQRILKDILKQQNIDDKFLPVREIRAKISDAKNKMLMPDEWFAKSLRDRRSSMIHDVMTEYEKRMKSMNALDFDDLLLKTLVLLADHPPVLEVYRRRFRYVMVDEYQDTNRTQYELLRLLTAESRNLCVVGDDDQSIYGWRGADIRNILEFENDYPDAVVIKLEQNYRSTGNILDAANQVIAHNEGRKDKTLWTEHGDGDKIVSYCGQDERDEAAWIIQQIQELKKQGIQYGDVALLYRTNAQSRIPEEVLMQAGIPYRVFGGQKFYERKEIKDILAYLRVVANPADDISLTRIINVPKRSIGDTTVQALAEHAARQGLPLFAAMADLPDDMSSRARNSVTEFFRLMTMLCAMKETMELEAFVEMLIQMTGLEEQYRKEDTEESLNRIENIQEFRGSVHEFAMLGEQPTLEAYLENVALVTDLDRAEDRSGYVTMMTLHSAKGLEFDNVFIPGMEEGIFPSARSLEEDNRLEEERRLMYVGITRARKRLYLSRASERMMYNQYSHNPPSRFLEEIPARLVREEYSAAAGYGYGRRIEKRPGRTENFSTWESEFPETETVKRIPLASLGKPKLKLNGQNLNSIPGVSRGFTGSAANAFAGSAMQKLFSPGERVRHPKFGFGEVTEVSGNGAEARIRINFETAGERELSLAVAPIVKVGEKE; encoded by the coding sequence ATGGATCTGACTACATTAAACCCGGAACAACGAAGGGCTGCCGAGACGCTGGATGGCCCTGTACTGATCCTGGCCGGAGCAGGAAGCGGGAAAACCCGGGCACTGACTTACCGGGTCGCAAACCTGATTGACCACGGAGTGCCGGCCTGGTCGATTCTGGCACTGACATTTACCAACAAGGCCGCAAAAGAAATGAAGACGAGGGTGCAGAGCCTGATTGGTGAAGAGAAGGCTGAAGAAGCCTGGATAAGCACCTTTCACTCCACCTGTGCCCGGATTCTTCGCAGAGATATTGAAAAGATCGGATACAGCCGGTCTTTTACGATTTATGATGACGATGATCAGCAGAGGATCCTGAAGGATATCCTGAAACAGCAGAATATAGACGATAAGTTCCTGCCGGTAAGGGAAATACGGGCTAAAATCAGCGACGCAAAAAACAAAATGCTCATGCCGGATGAATGGTTCGCAAAGTCACTGCGCGACAGAAGATCCTCCATGATCCATGATGTCATGACGGAATATGAAAAGCGCATGAAATCAATGAATGCGCTTGATTTTGATGACCTGCTGCTGAAAACCCTTGTATTGCTGGCCGACCATCCGCCTGTCCTGGAGGTATACCGGAGACGATTCAGGTATGTCATGGTCGATGAGTATCAGGATACAAACCGCACACAATATGAGCTGCTGAGACTGCTGACAGCGGAAAGCCGGAATCTATGCGTGGTCGGGGATGATGACCAGAGCATATACGGATGGCGCGGCGCGGATATACGGAATATCCTCGAATTTGAAAATGATTACCCGGATGCAGTCGTCATCAAACTGGAGCAGAATTACCGCTCCACAGGCAATATCCTGGACGCTGCCAATCAGGTTATTGCCCATAATGAAGGCCGGAAGGACAAAACCCTGTGGACGGAACACGGCGACGGAGACAAGATTGTCAGTTACTGCGGACAGGATGAAAGAGACGAAGCGGCCTGGATTATCCAGCAGATTCAGGAACTGAAAAAACAGGGAATACAATATGGGGACGTAGCGCTGCTTTACCGTACGAACGCACAGAGCCGTATTCCTGAAGAAGTACTTATGCAGGCCGGGATTCCTTACAGGGTTTTCGGCGGGCAGAAATTCTACGAACGCAAGGAAATCAAGGATATCCTGGCATATCTGAGGGTGGTTGCCAATCCGGCGGACGATATTTCGCTGACCCGTATTATCAATGTACCCAAAAGATCGATCGGGGATACAACAGTTCAGGCGCTGGCAGAACATGCAGCAAGACAGGGCCTGCCGCTTTTTGCCGCGATGGCGGATCTTCCTGATGATATGAGCAGCCGCGCCAGAAACAGCGTGACAGAGTTTTTCCGCCTGATGACAATGCTGTGCGCCATGAAAGAAACCATGGAGCTTGAAGCTTTTGTGGAGATGCTGATCCAGATGACGGGCCTGGAGGAACAGTACCGGAAAGAAGACACTGAGGAATCACTGAACAGAATTGAAAACATACAGGAATTCCGTGGCTCGGTGCATGAATTCGCGATGCTGGGTGAACAGCCGACCCTGGAGGCATACCTTGAGAATGTGGCGCTTGTGACAGATCTTGACCGGGCGGAAGACCGGAGCGGATATGTGACAATGATGACCCTTCACTCAGCCAAAGGTCTGGAATTTGACAATGTTTTCATTCCCGGTATGGAAGAGGGCATTTTCCCGTCGGCCAGAAGTCTGGAGGAGGACAACAGGCTGGAAGAGGAAAGGCGACTGATGTATGTCGGTATAACAAGGGCAAGAAAACGGCTGTATCTGTCACGCGCATCTGAACGGATGATGTACAACCAGTACAGTCATAATCCGCCGAGCCGATTCCTGGAGGAAATACCTGCCAGACTGGTCAGGGAAGAGTATTCCGCAGCCGCAGGATACGGATATGGACGAAGGATCGAAAAGAGACCGGGACGTACAGAAAACTTCAGCACATGGGAGAGCGAGTTCCCGGAAACTGAAACGGTCAAACGTATACCGCTGGCTTCACTTGGCAAGCCGAAGCTGAAGCTGAACGGACAGAACCTGAACAGTATTCCTGGTGTGTCCAGGGGTTTTACAGGCAGCGCTGCAAACGCATTTGCAGGGTCTGCCATGCAGAAACTCTTCAGTCCGGGCGAAAGAGTCAGGCATCCGAAGTTTGGTTTCGGGGAAGTGACCGAAGTTTCCGGAAACGGCGCAGAAGCGAGAATCAGGATCAATTTTGAGACGGCCGGTGAGCGTGAACTCTCACTGGCGGTGGCTCCGATCGTAAAAGTGGGGGAAAAGGAATGA
- the ligA gene encoding NAD-dependent DNA ligase LigA, translated as MSEARERMEQLVRRLNETSYAYYVLDNPIISDMQWDQMYDELKKLESETGIVLPDSPTKKVGGEPLKSFEEHRHITRLWSLDKVQSLEELEAWIQRTEKLAEAENLQYYLEYKFDGLTLNLTYENGNLVQAATRGNGITGEAILPQARTIHSVPKAIPYKGLLEVQGECIMRLSTLEKYNKTAKEPLKNARNAAAGALRNLDPAVTASRHLDAFFYQIGTIENPPYDSQPGMLDFLRQNGFQVSPYLGSSKGRQALEECILEVEKRRSSLDWLIDGVVIKVGDYTLRERMGFTEKFPRWAVAYKFKAEECVTKLLDVTWELGRTGKLTPLAHVEPVDFYGVTVKKATLNNLGDIQRKDVAIGCDVWIRRSNDVIPEIMGRAGDPKEDEKPIEKPQICPACGSPLIERGAHLFCMNRESCRPQAVARLAHFAGREAMDIDGFSEKTAGQLYDQMGVRQPADLYTLTPMDFLMLEGFKEKKAGNLSDALEKSKHCDLDAFLFALGIPNVGRKTARDLAQHFGSLEKLKAADEASLTAIPDIGGIVAGSVIEYFSFPENNQMIERLFAAGVHPGEMHSAAEGVFSSMSIVVTGTLPTLSRKQAEDLIRSRGGNASGSVSKKTAFVVVGEDAGSKLTKAQSLGIETIDEAELLRRANS; from the coding sequence ATGAGCGAGGCACGGGAACGGATGGAGCAGCTGGTCAGGCGGCTGAATGAGACATCCTATGCCTATTATGTGCTGGATAATCCCATCATTTCTGACATGCAATGGGATCAGATGTATGATGAACTGAAAAAGCTTGAGAGCGAAACCGGCATTGTGCTGCCTGATTCCCCGACAAAAAAAGTCGGCGGAGAGCCACTGAAAAGCTTTGAGGAACACCGCCATATCACAAGGCTGTGGTCCCTGGACAAGGTGCAGAGCCTTGAAGAACTGGAAGCCTGGATTCAGCGGACGGAAAAACTGGCAGAGGCTGAAAACCTCCAGTACTATCTGGAATACAAGTTTGACGGACTGACGCTAAACCTGACGTATGAAAACGGTAATCTGGTTCAGGCTGCCACCCGCGGAAACGGTATTACGGGCGAGGCGATTCTGCCGCAGGCACGCACAATTCATTCGGTTCCCAAAGCCATTCCATACAAGGGGCTGCTGGAAGTACAGGGTGAATGCATCATGCGGCTGAGCACCCTGGAAAAGTATAATAAAACAGCGAAGGAACCGCTTAAAAACGCGCGGAATGCAGCTGCAGGAGCGTTGCGGAATCTGGATCCGGCGGTTACGGCTTCCCGGCATCTGGACGCATTTTTCTATCAGATCGGGACCATTGAAAACCCGCCCTATGACAGCCAGCCCGGTATGCTGGATTTCCTGCGGCAGAACGGTTTTCAGGTCAGCCCATACCTGGGAAGCAGCAAAGGACGCCAGGCTCTGGAAGAATGTATTCTGGAGGTGGAAAAACGACGCAGCAGTCTCGACTGGCTGATTGACGGCGTTGTGATCAAGGTCGGTGATTATACCCTGCGGGAACGGATGGGATTTACGGAAAAATTCCCGCGGTGGGCGGTTGCATATAAATTCAAGGCAGAGGAATGCGTCACAAAACTTCTTGACGTCACCTGGGAACTTGGAAGAACCGGGAAACTGACCCCGCTTGCTCATGTGGAACCTGTGGATTTCTACGGGGTGACAGTGAAAAAGGCCACGCTGAATAATCTGGGAGATATACAGCGAAAAGACGTGGCGATCGGCTGCGATGTGTGGATCCGGCGAAGCAACGATGTTATCCCTGAAATTATGGGACGGGCCGGAGATCCGAAAGAGGATGAAAAACCGATTGAAAAGCCGCAGATCTGTCCGGCGTGCGGAAGTCCTCTGATTGAACGGGGAGCACATCTGTTCTGCATGAACCGTGAAAGCTGCCGGCCCCAGGCTGTGGCACGACTGGCTCATTTTGCCGGGCGCGAAGCGATGGATATTGACGGCTTCAGTGAAAAGACGGCCGGGCAGCTGTATGACCAGATGGGTGTCAGACAGCCGGCAGACCTGTATACACTGACGCCCATGGACTTCCTGATGCTGGAAGGCTTTAAGGAAAAAAAGGCCGGAAACCTGTCGGACGCCCTGGAAAAGAGTAAACACTGTGATCTGGATGCCTTCCTGTTTGCACTGGGCATTCCGAATGTGGGCAGGAAAACGGCCAGGGATCTGGCCCAGCACTTTGGATCGCTGGAGAAACTGAAAGCAGCTGATGAAGCGTCGCTGACGGCCATTCCGGATATCGGCGGGATTGTGGCGGGCAGTGTAATTGAGTATTTCAGTTTCCCGGAAAACAATCAGATGATTGAAAGACTGTTTGCTGCCGGTGTTCATCCCGGTGAAATGCATTCCGCGGCGGAAGGTGTTTTTTCCAGCATGAGTATTGTGGTGACAGGTACGCTGCCAACACTCAGCCGGAAGCAGGCGGAAGACCTGATCCGCAGCCGGGGCGGCAACGCTTCCGGATCCGTCAGTAAAAAAACCGCATTCGTGGTAGTCGGCGAAGACGCAGGCAGCAAGCTGACCAAGGCGCAAAGTCTTGGCATCGAGACCATTGATGAGGCGGAATTGCTCAGGAGAGCTAATTCATAA